GGATTTCTCTTAGGGGGTATCTGGGAGTAATGTTGGTGCAGGCAGCATTATACTATTTGAAAAATGCAATTCCGATTAAAATTATAACATAGGGTTGGAAATATTGAAAGCGCTATATCAGAAAATGATCTTGAGCTGCCAAGCTTAATAATGGGAATCATGCATAATATTCCTATGCTTATCGGTTCAGCAGCGGTCGCTGGAGCATTTTTTCATAAAGGTCCATATATCTGCGGGCAGTTACCTCGTGATTAAAAGTGGCGGTACTGGCTTTCATAATTCTTTTGATCTGTTTATTCTTGACTGTTTCCGGCAGGTTGTAGAAATTCATTGCCTGTTCCATGGCCCATAACAGCCCGGTTGAATCATGATATTCAAAAAGAAAGCCGTTGCCGATGTTTTTTTCAGGCTGAAGATGAACGACCGTATCATGAATGCCGCCGGTATCGTGGGCTATCGGCAGGGAACCGTAAAGGGGACCGATCATCTGTGGCAGACCACAAGGTTCATAGCGTGAAGGCATCAGGATAAAATCCGATGCTCCATAAGCCTGGCGGGCCAGGGCTTCATTAAAATCGCAGATGGCTACCCGGTCATGAAGCTGATGAAAATTGACAATGTTTTTGAAGTGCTGTTGAAATTCACCATTGGCGACGAAGATGATCTGCAGATGTTGCTGCCAGTATCTGGAGACAACGCGGTAAAGAATATCAGCCAGTAATTGACAGCCTTTTTGAATTGTATCCAGCCGCGAAGGCCAGAAAAACAGAGGGGCCCGATCATCTAAAATCAGCCCCAGATTTTCCTGAAGTATTCGCTTATTGTCCTGTTTCCCACTGCTAAAATTTGTGTGATCATAACGGCAGGATAAATCCTGGTCTGTACTGGGGTTGTACGATGGGTCCGGAGCGTTCAGGATCCCGACTCCACAACTGGCGTGCCCTTTATTTGCCAATTCCTGTTGAATCTGGGGCTCAACGAAATCGTGTTGTCCTTCAACAATTTCCTGGAGAAAGGTGGGGCTCACGGTATTAACGAAGTGAGCGGCAAAAATACCGCTGGTGAGAAAATCGACCTGATTGCTTTCACGGGTTTCCTCATAGTTGTAGGCCGGTCGTTCAAAATAAAGATTATGCCAGAACTCAGCGGTGTCAATGCCACGGTCTTCAATATGGGCCATGGTGGTTCTTACCGTATGGATGTTGTGAATGGTAAAGAGACAGGGAATGCCATGATGCCGTGACATGGCCGGAATGAGGCCGGTCATCCAGTCATTGCAGTGAATAAGATCAGGCTGAACCCGGGGGATGATGTTATTGATAACTTCCCGCTGGAAGGCCATGCTGATCAGCATATTTTTCCAGCCGTAATTGGAGTAGACCTGGCTGCGATAGTAGAAAACCCGGTCTTCGGCCAGATGGAGACGTTCATCCGGTACCTGTGCCTGGATTGCCTGCCATTCCCGGCGCAGTCGTTCAGGGATCTGGGTGTTGAACATGTTTCGGTAGTCGGGCAGGGCCACATGCACATCTGCTCCCTGTTCAAAAAGGGCGCTGATCAGAGCGGCGGAAACATCCGCCAGTCCTCCGGCCTTGGCAGTCAGATAGTTGCTCATGTTGCCCATACCATTGGGCAGGTAAGTGACTTCCGGGGTGACGATCAGAACCCGGGGATTTTTACTGCTGGCAGACATGTTGACCTCGGTTTATAGTATAAGGTGTACGGTATAAGGTTTATGGTATAGAAAAACACCTTGAATCTTATACCTTTATTTTATCGTGCCCAGGTAAAAAACCGGGTATCATACCTGAGCCGGCGGTCACCCTGGGGGGTAGCCCGGGCGGTGAAACCGTAGCGGCCGGCGAGATCGCAATGGAAGGTACAGCCGTAACGATAGGAACCATTGCCGAGATCCTCCTCTACTGACATGGTTTCCGTCATTCCGGGATCTATCCGCTCAAGGGACTGGGTGGGGCCATAATACAATTCCACGTTTACTTCGTCAGGACGCAGTTCTCCCAGGTGAACAATGGATGTTGCTTTGAAGACATCTCCCACCATAAAAGAACCACCATTGTTCCGCTGGGGTGGTTCAATATGGATTTTATCCCATAAACGGTGGAGTCGATGATGCTGCC
Above is a genomic segment from Pseudomonadota bacterium containing:
- a CDS encoding glycogen/starch synthase, which codes for MSASSKNPRVLIVTPEVTYLPNGMGNMSNYLTAKAGGLADVSAALISALFEQGADVHVALPDYRNMFNTQIPERLRREWQAIQAQVPDERLHLAEDRVFYYRSQVYSNYGWKNMLISMAFQREVINNIIPRVQPDLIHCNDWMTGLIPAMSRHHGIPCLFTIHNIHTVRTTMAHIEDRGIDTAEFWHNLYFERPAYNYEETRESNQVDFLTSGIFAAHFVNTVSPTFLQEIVEGQHDFVEPQIQQELANKGHASCGVGILNAPDPSYNPSTDQDLSCRYDHTNFSSGKQDNKRILQENLGLILDDRAPLFFWPSRLDTIQKGCQLLADILYRVVSRYWQQHLQIIFVANGEFQQHFKNIVNFHQLHDRVAICDFNEALARQAYGASDFILMPSRYEPCGLPQMIGPLYGSLPIAHDTGGIHDTVVHLQPEKNIGNGFLFEYHDSTGLLWAMEQAMNFYNLPETVKNKQIKRIMKASTATFNHEVTARRYMDLYEKMLQRPLLNR
- a CDS encoding DUF3417 domain-containing protein, with product PARWIKMMKEAMKMAMQDFCSLRMVNEYEQHFYLPVAGCHDELLADNARKADELRRQHHRLHRLWDKIHIEPPQRNNGGSFMVGDVFKATSIVHLGELRPDEVNVELYYGPTQSLERIDPGMTETMSVEEDLGNGSYRYGCTFHCDLAGRYGFTARATPQGDRRLRYDTRFFTWAR